A region from the Ichthyobacterium seriolicida genome encodes:
- a CDS encoding transposase codes for MITCSKITEIFCLVDEFCKKYSQVIDKALLGNKSKRPFSTQQLRNFKHFYLNFSQKHMIKEFPKTLSYNRFVGLMQQNLLPLTLLLKTFCLGKCTRISFVYSTPIRVCNNKRISRNKVFKYSERDQS; via the coding sequence ATGATAACTTGCTCGAAAATCACAGAAATATTTTGTTTAGTTGATGAATTCTGTAAAAAATATTCTCAAGTTATTGATAAAGCACTTTTGGGGAATAAATCAAAACGCCCATTTTCAACACAGCAGCTGAGAAATTTCAAGCATTTTTATTTGAATTTTTCACAAAAACACATGATTAAAGAATTCCCTAAAACCTTATCATACAACAGATTTGTGGGATTAATGCAACAAAATTTATTACCTCTTACCTTGTTGTTAAAGACATTCTGTTTAGGAAAATGTACCAGAATTTCATTTGTATATTCCACTCCGATTCGTGTTTGTAACAATAAAAGAATAAGTAGAAATAAGGTATTTAAATACTCAGAAAGAGATCAATCATAG
- a CDS encoding tail fiber domain-containing protein → MGPEGPAGRDGADGAAGKDGARGPEGPAGTPGAKGEQGKKGDTGAPGPVGPQGTPGKDGVDGKPGLAGDKGDPGPAGPTGKAGINGKDGIQGLQGPTGPPGAKGDQGERGAEGPVGPAGKDGVNGKKGERGPAGPQGKRGLTGPAGVAGPKGEKGKQGPAGKNGAPGPPGPVKIIDELTSADKASALSANQGKILDQKIKEAHTLIKTETHSNIITKWSGGGSNGTTAGNGDYNVFLGIGSGHAITRGVSNTAVGYESLKNITSGSYNTSVGSLSLESNTTGTNNTSVGTNSLKWNTTGENNISVGYNSLTTNSTGKNNTSVGTNSLKWNTTGENNISVGYNSLFFNTSGVNNTSVGTYSLTTNSTGKNNTSVGTNSLKWNNTGVDNTSVGSNSLSNNNTGNKNIAIGSNAGSEFNNTGSTRTLNKSNNSIFIGYNTKALLDNSINEIVIGTNAVGRGNNTVTIGNTSTTNIYLEGDVRTEGYFYAKGTQITSDKRLKNIISISDKKEDLKKLLDIKITDYTMRDSIKNSGRFFKKIIAQQIETIIPDLVQKSNGVIPNVYESSKSIDNTNNTTSITTKKTHGFSKGDMVKLVLDDDRESFVKVKEIRNANTFVVELGDEVSPNKIFVYGKEVDDLRSVDYDGLTTLNISATQAIYEELVSTKKKLSATEQKLSTNERKLSVAEQKLSTNEKELSVTKEKLILMKKNFLLLKRSYSNTENKLDILVKVLSKSDVLNKEDIKVLTK, encoded by the coding sequence ATGGGACCAGAAGGTCCTGCTGGTAGAGATGGAGCAGATGGAGCAGCAGGTAAAGATGGAGCAAGAGGCCCAGAAGGACCAGCAGGAACGCCTGGAGCTAAAGGAGAGCAAGGGAAAAAAGGTGACACAGGAGCCCCAGGGCCAGTAGGTCCTCAAGGTACCCCAGGTAAAGATGGTGTAGATGGCAAGCCAGGTCTAGCAGGTGATAAGGGAGATCCAGGACCAGCAGGTCCTACTGGTAAAGCTGGCATTAACGGGAAAGACGGCATCCAAGGTCTTCAAGGACCAACAGGACCCCCTGGAGCTAAAGGAGACCAAGGTGAAAGAGGAGCAGAAGGACCCGTCGGGCCTGCAGGTAAAGATGGTGTAAATGGGAAAAAAGGTGAAAGGGGGCCAGCAGGACCACAGGGTAAACGAGGCTTAACAGGGCCAGCAGGTGTAGCAGGGCCTAAAGGTGAAAAGGGAAAGCAAGGTCCTGCTGGTAAAAATGGCGCTCCAGGTCCTCCAGGGCCAGTGAAAATTATAGATGAGTTAACTTCTGCTGACAAGGCAAGTGCCTTATCAGCTAATCAAGGTAAGATTTTGGATCAAAAAATAAAAGAAGCACATACGCTTATAAAAACAGAGACTCACAGTAATATTATAACTAAGTGGTCTGGTGGAGGCAGTAATGGAACCACTGCAGGCAATGGAGATTATAATGTTTTTTTAGGTATAGGATCTGGTCACGCAATAACTAGAGGAGTAAGCAACACAGCTGTTGGTTATGAATCCCTAAAAAATATCACCTCTGGAAGCTATAACACTTCTGTTGGCTCATTGTCTCTTGAAAGTAATACTACTGGCACTAATAATACTTCTGTTGGTACTAATTCTCTCAAATGGAATACTACTGGAGAAAATAATATTTCAGTTGGCTATAATTCTCTCACAACAAATTCTACCGGAAAGAATAATACTTCTGTTGGTACTAATTCTCTCAAATGGAATACTACTGGAGAAAATAATATTTCAGTTGGCTATAATTCTCTATTTTTTAATACTTCTGGCGTTAATAATACCTCAGTTGGCACGTATTCTCTCACAACAAATTCTACTGGAAAGAATAATACTTCTGTTGGCACTAATTCTCTCAAATGGAATAATACTGGCGTTGATAATACTTCTGTTGGCTCAAATTCTCTAAGCAATAATAATACAGGTAATAAAAATATAGCTATAGGAAGTAATGCTGGCAGCGAATTTAATAATACTGGTTCAACAAGGACTCTCAATAAATCAAACAATTCTATTTTCATAGGGTATAATACCAAAGCGTTACTAGATAATAGTATTAACGAGATAGTTATAGGGACTAACGCGGTAGGGCGTGGAAATAATACTGTAACTATTGGAAATACAAGCACTACTAATATTTATTTAGAAGGCGATGTTCGTACAGAAGGATATTTTTATGCAAAAGGTACGCAAATCACTTCTGACAAACGTCTCAAGAACATAATAAGCATATCAGATAAAAAAGAAGATTTAAAGAAACTTTTAGATATAAAGATCACAGATTATACTATGAGAGATAGCATTAAAAATAGTGGCAGATTTTTTAAAAAAATAATAGCTCAACAAATAGAAACTATTATTCCAGATCTTGTACAAAAGAGTAATGGTGTAATTCCTAACGTCTACGAATCATCTAAATCAATAGATAATACAAATAATACTACATCAATTACTACAAAAAAAACACATGGTTTTTCTAAGGGAGACATGGTAAAATTAGTTTTGGATGATGACCGAGAGAGTTTTGTTAAAGTTAAAGAGATAAGAAATGCTAATACTTTTGTGGTAGAATTAGGAGATGAGGTGTCTCCAAATAAAATATTTGTATATGGTAAGGAGGTAGACGATTTACGATCAGTAGATTACGATGGTCTTACTACATTAAACATTTCAGCTACCCAAGCTATTTATGAAGAGCTTGTTTCTACTAAGAAAAAACTTTCTGCTACTGAGCAGAAGCTTTCTACTAATGAAAGAAAACTTTCTGTTGCTGAGCAAAAGCTTTCTACTAATGAAAAAGAACTTTCTGTTACTAAAGAAAAGCTTATACTGATGAAAAAGAATTTTCTCTTACTAAAGAGAAGCTATTCTAATACTGAAAATAAATTAGATATTTTAGTTAAGGTATTAAGTAAATCAGATGTCCTTAATAAGGAAGATATAAAAGTTTTGACAAAGTAA